Below is a genomic region from Streptomyces ferrugineus.
CAGCTCGCCCGGTTCGCCCCGCCGCGCCCGCGGCAGGAGACGGTGCTGCTGCTCGCCGAGCTCTACCGGCGCGGCGGCAGCTGGAAGGTGCGGGCGCTCGGGCAGGGCTATGCGGACGGGCTGGCGGGACTCGCGCGCGACTTCGGGGTGGACGTCGTCGAGGACGCGACACCGTCTCCGTCCCGGCGGACACCCGCTCCGCCCATGCCGACCGCACGGCCGGCGATGCACACCCTGTCCGGCTTCACCACCGCGCACTCCCCCTCCCCCGATCCCGACGGCTTCCTCGGCCTGGTCAACTCCGCCCGCACGAGCGCCGGTTCACCGCCGGTCGCCCTCGACGCCCGCCTCGCCTCCGCCGCCCGGGCGCACGCCTCCGCCATGGCCGCGGCGGGCCGGCTCGACGTCGAGGGCCGTGACGGCGTCTCCGTGTACCAGCGCATCAGCGCCGCCGGGTACGCGTATCTCACCGTCGGCGAGCACCTGGTCTCCGGTCCCCGCACACCCGCCGAGTTCGTCGCGTACTGCCTGCGCGACGACCGCCCCCGCCGCACCCTGCACGACCCGGCCTTCACCCACGCCGCGGTGGCGTACGTCAACGGCGGCCGCTCGGGCGACACCTACTGGACGGCGCTGTGGGCCAGGCCGCTCACGCCGGGCGATCTGTCCCGCACCGCGGCCGAGGTCGTCGACCTCACCAACCGCGAGCGGACCCGGGCCGGGCTGCGCCCCTTGGCCGTCGATCCCGCGCTCACCGCCGCCGCTCAGGCGTACAGCGCCGACATGGCGGCCCGGGCCTTCTACTCCCACACCTCGCCCGAGGGGACCCAGCCCTGGGACCGGGCGGCGGCCGCGGGCTCCCGTATGCGCTCGATCGGCGAGAACATCGCGTGCGGTCAGCGCTCCCCCGCCGAGGTCGTGGAGGGCTGGATGAACAGCCCGGGGCACCGCGCCAACATCCTCAAGCGCGACTTCACCCACATAGGCATCGGCTTCGCGGGCGGCGGACCCGCGGGCACGTACTGGACGCAGCTCTTCGGCGCATGAGGTCCCCGGAAGCCCGACACGCCGCGCGCTGGGCGGAACGGATCCGTCCGGGACAGGATGCCCGCATGAAGGGTGACCTCTTTTCCAGCGAGCACATGGTCCAGCCCGCCACGGCGCCGGGCATGACGATCGAGAACGCCAAGTGCGTCAAGTACGCGGTGAACGGCGAGATGCACGCCCGGCAGGGCGCGATGGTCGCCTACCGCGGCAACCTCCAGTTCGAGCGCAAGGGCCAGGGCATGGGCGGCATGCTCAAGCGGGCCGTGACCGGTGAGGGGCTGCCGCTGATGGCGGTGCGCGGGCAGGGCGAGGCCTGGTTCGCGCACGAGGCGCAGAACTGCTTCATCGTCGATGTCGACCCCGGCGACGAGTTCACGGTCAACGGCCGCAACGTCCTGTGTTTCGATGCGTCGCTGTCGTACCGGATAGCGACGGTGAAGGGCGCGGGCATCACCGGCGGCGGCCTGTTCAACAGCGTGTTCACGGGCCAGGGCAGGCTCGGGCTGATCTGCGACGGCAACCCGCTGGTCATCCCGGTCTCGCAGCAGTACCCGGTGTACGTCGACACGGACGCGGTGGTCGGCTGGACCGCCGGGCTGCAGACCTCGCTGCATCGTTCGCAGTCGCTCGGCTCGATGCTGCGCGGCGGTTCCGGGGAGGCCGTGCAGCTGATGCTGCAAGGTCAGGGCTATGTCGTCGTACGGCCGAGCGAGGCGACGCCGCAGAAGCCACAGCAGCACTGAACCGACACCGTGAGGTGATCTGCGCCTCACGAGCAACCCCGTCCGCCCCGCCGACGTCTTGATCGACGACAGGCGAAGCCCTGGCCGCCCGTTTCGGCCAGGGCTGATTTTCAACGCTCTATACACACTATGTATACACAGCGTGTATACGCATCTCGTATACGCGGAGAGTAGACACGGTGTGTATGTCGATCGAAAGGCATCGATGTACGGCAAGGCATTCGCCCCGGAGTACCAGGGCGCCCTGACCACCCTGTCCGTGAACTCGTCGCTCAGCGACGTACTGGCCGCCGGCACCGAGCAGTTGAGAGCGGCCGAGCGGACCGGGCGGCACGGCGAGGCGGCGCGCTCCGGGCTCGCGGTCGCCGAGGCGCACCGCCGGCTGGGGCACGTCGGTGCCGCGGACCGGGCGTGGAAGGCCAGCTACCGCGCCGCCCGGGAGGCCGGCGACACGGGGGCGATGGCCTGGGCGCTGTGGAGCGGCGGCACGCTGGCCCGGCAGCGCGGGGCGTTCCCGCTGGCCCGGCGGCTGCTCCAGCTCGCGGCAGAGTTCGGCGAGCGCGGCGGCGACATCGTCGTACGCGGCTACTCGCTGGCCGGCCTCGCGGAGACCGGCCGCATCCAGGGCGACTACGAGGCAGTCCGCCGGCTGCACGAGCAGTTGCTGGCCGAGGCCCGGCGGCGCGGCGAGGCGCGGCACACGGTGTGGGCGCTGGAGGGCATCGCGCAGATCCATCGCAACACCGGCTCCTACGACACGGCGTACGCCCTGTTCGAGGAGGCGGCCGAGATCGCCGCGCGCGCCGAGGACCGGCGGGGACACGCCTGGGCGCTGCGCGGGCTCGCCGACATCGTGTCGGTGCGCGACGGCGACGTGGAGCGGGCGCTTGCACTGCTGTCCGAGGCGGAGACCACCTGCCGCACGATGAAGCTGTCCAGCGCGCTGGCCTACAACCACAAGATGCGCGGCAACGTCCTCTACCGCGCCGGGCGTTACGCCCAGGCCCGGGAGCTGTACGAGCAGGCGCTCGCGGAGTTCCGTGCGATGAGCGAGCCGCGCGGGGAGGCGCTGTCCCGGCTGGGGCTGGTGAAGTCGCGTGCCCGGCTGGGGCGCGACCGTGCCGAGACGGCCGCCGAACTGGCGGAACTGGCCGGGGTGTTGGAGCGGATCGGGCTGCGGCACGCGCGGGAGATGGTGGCGCGGGCGCAGGAGGAGTTCGGCGCCGACAAGCACGCCGTGGCGGGCGCCGGGGAGGTGGCCGTACGGTGACGGCGCTTCCTTCGGCGCTCCGGGCGCCCTCCCCATCCCACGCGGTGCCGGACGCCCGCCAGGTCCTCGACCGCTGCCGGGCCCTGGTGCGGCCCGCGCTGCGGGAGGCGGTCGGGCGGACGCATCCGTGGGTCGGTGAGATGGCCGCGTACTCCTTCGGCTGGTGCGAGGTGGGCGGTGCGCCGGCCGCCGCGTCCGGCGGAAAGGGCGTACGGCAGGCGCTGGCCGTGCTCGGTGCCGAAGCGACCGGTGCGCCCGGGCGGGTCGCGGTGCCCGGGGTGGTCGCGGTGGAGCTGGTGCACGCCTTCTCGCTGCTGCACGACGACATCATGGACGGCGACGAGGCACGGCGGCGCCGCCCCACGGTGTGGAAGGCGTACGGCACGGGACCCGCCGTCCTCGCGGGGGACGCCCTGTTCGCGCTGGCCGTCGAGACGCTCGCCGCGGCACCCGCGGGGCCCCGGGCCGTGCGGCTGCTGTCCGTGGCGTTGCAGGACCTGGTGCGCGGTCAGGCCGACGACCTGCTGTTCGCCACGCGGCCCTGGAGGGGACCGGAACGGGTGCGGACGGACGAGTACCGGGCGATGGCCGAGCACAAGACGGGCGCCCTGCTGGGCTGCGCCGCCGCGCTGGGCGCCCTGCTCGGCGGTGCGCCGTCCGCGACCGTCGCCGCCCTCGACCGGGCCGGCCGGCATCTGGGCATCGCCTTCCAGGTGGTGGACGATCTGCTGGGCATCTGGGGCGACCCCGCCGTCACCGGCAAGCCGGTCCACGGCGATCTGCGCGAGCGCAAGAAGACCTTCCCGGTGCTGGCCGCGCTCGACTCCCCCGCCGCCGGTCCGCTCGCCGCGCTCCTGGAGTCGGCCGCCGACCCCGGCGAGGTGGCCGCGCTGATCGAGGAGGCGGGCGGTCGCTCGGCCGCGCTCGTGGCGGCCCGGCGTCATGTCGCCGCCGTGACCGCGGCCCTGGCGGACATACCGTTGCGGGAGGGACCCGCCGAGGAGTTGCGGGCGCTGCTGGACTTCCTGCTGCGGCGCGATCTGTGAGAGGGCGCTGCGCCCTACGGCAGTGATCGTCGCGGCTCGGCGAAAACGGGTTGACCGGCGACGCCGCCCGCGTCAGGGTGCCGAACGGTGCGGATCCCACCCCGCGCCGGAAAGGTGACCGCCTTGATCGGGATCTCGGACGTCGAAGCCGCGGCCGGCCTCATCGCCGGACATGTGGTGCACACCCCGACCGTGCCCAGCCCCGGCCTGTCGGCCCTGCTCGGCGCCCCGGTCACGGCGAAGCTCGAACTCCTGCAGCGCACCGGCTCGTTCAAGGCGCGCGGGGCGACGGCGAAGCTGCTGTCGCTGAGCGACGCCCAGCGCGCCGCCGGGGTCGTGGCGGTGAGCGGGGGCAACCATGGAATCGCCCTGGCGATGACGGCGGCCGTCCTCGATGTGAAGGCCACCGTGGTCATGCCGCGTTCGGCGCCCGCGCACGCCGTGCGGATCGCCGAGGACGCCGGGGCGTCGGTGCGGCTGACGGAGGACATGGACGGTGCGTTCGCGCTGGTCACGCGGCTGCGGGACGAGGGGCTGACGCTCGTCCACCCCTTCGACGACCCCCTGGTGATCGCCGGGCAGGGCACCGTCGGGCTGGAGCTGGCCGACGACGCCGGTGACCTCACCGACGTGATCGTCAGCGTCGGGGGCGGCGGGCTCGTCGCCGGTGTCGCGGTGGCGCTGCGGGCCCGCCGTCCAGGTGTGCGGATCTGGGGCGTGGAGACCGAGGGCGCCGAGGCCATGTCCCGGGCGCTGGCGGCGGGCGGGCCGGTGCCGGTGCCGCTGTCGTCGATCGTGTCCACGCTCAGCGCGCCGGCCGCGTCGCAGCTGACGTACGACCATGTGTCCGCCCTCGTCGACGAGGTGCTCGTGGTCCCGGACCGGGAGGCGGTGCGGGGCGTGCTCGATCTCGCCGAGCACGCCAAGGTCTGGACCGAGCCCGCCGCCGGCTGTCTGCTGCCCGCGGCCCGGCGCGTCCTGGAGCGGGTCGGGGGCGGTGCGCGGCTCGGGCTGGTCGTGTGCGGGGGCAACGCGACGACCTCGGACGTGCTGCGCTGGGCGGCCGATTTCGGCCTTCGCTGAATCATTCACGCTCAATTTCCCTGGATTTTCCACATGCTTACTCATGCGTCAGAAAGCAAAGGAAAAGAAGCGCCCTTTGGTTGAGGATTTCATTGAACGCTTCCCGTCATGTCCCCCGTACTTCCTGTGAGATATCAGAGCCCGGGGTTCAGCGAGGGATGGCCATGGTCAAGGCGCGCGTCTCCACAGCCGAGTTGGTCGCCGGAAGGTACCGGCTCGTCGATGTCGTCCAGCGCGAGACGAACCGCGTCGGCTACTACGGCGAGGACATGGAAACCGAACGCCCGTGCCTCCTCACCCAGATCGGTCTCCCCGACGATCCGTGCCCGGACGCCGCGGGCCGGACCACCTCACGCATCCTGCGCGCCTCCGAGCGGATGGGGCTGCTGCGCCCGGGACACGTGGCCCCCGTCCTGGACGCCGTCGAGGAGTCCGGGAGCCTGTGGATCGTCACCGACTGGATCGACGGCACGCCTTTGGGTGAACTCATCCTTCAGCAGGGCATGTTCAACCACGTGCGCGCCGCGCGCATCGGCCTCGAACTGCTCGACGTGCTGGAGGCCGCGCACGTCGCGGGCATCACCCACGGCGAACTGAGCCCCGGGCAGGTGTTCGTGGGCGGCGACGGGTCCGTCGTCGTCACCGGCTTCGGACTGGCCGGCGCGACCCTCGCGCCCCGCGTCGCCGCGCCGTCGTACGCCTCGCCGGAGCAGGCCCGCGACGAGCGGATCGGGCCGGCGTCCGATCTGTGGGCGCTCGGCGCGATCCTCTACACGATGGTCGAGGGGCGCCCGCCGTATCGCGAACGGGACCGGCCCGAGGCCACGTTGAAGGGGGTCGACCGGCTCCCGCTGCGCGCCCCGGTGCGCGCCGGGCCGCTCACCCAGGTGGTGCAGGGGCTGCTGCGCAAGGACTCCCGGGAGCGGCTGAGCCGGCCGGCGGTCCGCGACACGTTCGTCCGGGTCCTCAACGAGGACCCTGAGACGGCCACGCAGGAGATGGGGCAGACCCGACTGCGCCGTCGATACGCCGTCGGGCCCACCTGGAGCAGACGGGCCATGGTGGCCGGCACGGCCCTGGCCGTGGTCACCGTCGCGGCCGCCGTCCTGGTGGTGACCAACGGCCGGTCGAACGACTCGGGCCCCGCGTCGGCGGGTTCGGCGCCCGGCGCGTCCGCCTCCGCCGGGGCGCCGACCGCCCAGTCCCCCACGCCCAGCCCCTCCCCCTCCCAGGAGGGGACGGGCTCGAAGCCCCCCACCGCATCCCCCTCGGGCACGGCCCTGCCGCCCGGCTACCGGACGTACACCTCACGGGACGGCTTCTCCGTCGCTCTGCCCGAGGGCTGGAAGGCGCTGCGCACCAAGCGGACCGGGGACCTGGCGTACCGCGTCTTCTTCAGCGCCGACGGCGATGCGCGCACCCTCGCCATCACCTACAGCGAGGCCCTGGGGTCGGACCCCGTCGCCGTGTGGCGCGACGAGGTCCAGCCCGACCTGGAGGAGCGCTCCGGGTTCCGGCGCATCGGCGACATCGAGGCGACGACGTACCAGGGTTACGAGGCCGCCGACATGGAGTGGGTCTCGGAGAACGACGGCACTCGGCTGCGCACCTTCGGCCGCGGGTTCCTGATCGGCGACCACCGCGGCTACTCGCTGCGCTGGACGACCCCGGAGGATGACTGGGACGACCCGGCGAACCGGGAGGCCCTGGACGTGTTCCTGCGGACCTTCCGGGTGGCGGAGGACTGATCAGCCCGAGGCACGGGGTGCGCGCATCGCCCTGAGCGGCAGGCCGTGCAGTGGGTCCGTGCGCCAACGGGCCGTGAACGTCCGGTCCTTGAGCGAGCAGGTCACGTCGAGGTGGTGCGGGGTCTCCAGGAAGGCGACGTCCACGACGAGGGTGTCGGCGTCGGCCCAACCGCCGCTCACCGCGGTGGGCACCGGCTCCTCGGTGACGGTCCACCCGGCGTCCCCGAACCGCACCACGAGCGGGTGGCCGCCCTCGGTGAGCGTCAGCGCCCAGCCGTCCCCGTCCGACGCGAGGTCGATCCCGGTGAGCTTGGGCACGGGCCCGCAGACACCGCCGTCCGGGGTGAACGCGGCGGCGGACCACGCCTCGGCCCGCTCGGGCGGCGCGGGCTCACCCGTGGCGGGCGGCAGCGCCAGCCCGGCCAGCCGCCGCGCCAGTTCCGCGTCCGCCGTCTCGCCGTCCGTCAGGGGCGCGGGGCCCAACGCGGGCAGCAGATGCCTCCAGACCAGGTTCAGCAGGGCCTGCATGTCCCAGGTGTCCGCGGTCGTCGCGATCACGGCGTCGTGCTCGGGCAGCACGACGCAGAACTGGCCGAAGGCACCGTCGCCGCGATAGCCGTGCCGGGACATCCAGAACTTGAAGCCGTAGCCCCGCTGCCAGTCGTCCCCGGGCATCACACCGTCGTTCGGGATCTGCGGCCGCGTGGCCTCGGCCACCCACCACTCGGGCAGCAGCCGCTCGCCCTCCCACACCCCGCCGCGCAGATAGAGCTGGCCCAGCCGGGCGATCGCGTCGGTGGTGGCGTGCAGCCCGCTGAAGCCGAGCTCCCGGCCGCTGCGGTCCGTCAGCCAGGCGATGTCGCCGATGCCGAGCGGATCCAGCAGGCGCGGCCGCAGATACTCGGTCAGCGACTGTCCGCTCACGCGCTGCACGATGGCGGAGAGCGCGAAGGTGGCGGGCTGGTTGTAGGCGAAGACCGTGCCCGGGTCGCGGTCCGGGGGCACCAGGAGGAAGCCGCGCACGAGGTCCTCGCGGTCGCGCCGGCGCGCCTCGGAGACGGTGTCGCTCTCGTGCCCGCTGGCCATGGACGCCACGTGCCGCACGAGCATGGCGCGGCTGCGCGGGTCGGTGATGTCGGCCTCGAACTCGGGGAAGTACGAGATCACGGGGTCGTCGAGCCGTATCAGCCCCTCGGCGGCGGCCATCCCGGCGGCGGTCGCGGTGAAGCTCTTGCTGATCGAGTAGAGCAACTGCGGGCGTTCGGGAGCGTACGGCGCCCACCAGCCGGAGGCGACCAGATGCCCGTGCCGCAGGATCATCAGGCTGTGCGGCTCGATCGCGGGGGCGGCGTCGACGGCGTCGAGGAAGGCGAGGACGCCGTTGGCGTCGACGCCCTGGGCGGCGGGGGTGCTCGAAGGCAGCGGGCGAACAGGCATACGGGCATCCTCTCCCGTTTTCGACGCCGCTGTCCGGGGACTCGGGCCCCATGGTGAAGATCGGATACACGATGATGACCGAGCAGGCTGGCCCTCGTGAGCTGGTGGACCACCTGGTCCGCGCCGAGGCGGCGGGCTTCGACTTCTCCGTGACCTCGGACCACTACTTTCCGTGGCTGCGTTCGCAGGGTCACTCGCCGTACGCCTGGAGTGTGCTGGGGGCGGCCGCCCAGGCCACGTCGCGGATTCCGCTGATGACGTACGTGACGTGTCCGACGGTCCGCTACCACCCGGCGGTGGTGGCGCAGAAGGCGGCCACGATGCAGTCGCTGTCCGGGGGCCGGTTCCGGCTGGGGCTCGGCTCGGGCGAGAACCTCAACGAGCATGTCGTGGGCGGCGGTTGGCCGTCGGTGGATGTGCGGCACGAGATGCTGGAGGAGGCGGTGGAGATCATCCGGGCGCTCTTCGGGGGCGGCGATGTGAACCATCGCGGCCCGCACTTCGACGTGGAGTCGGCCCGACTGTGGGACCTGCCGGACGAGCCGCCGCCCATCGGCATCGCCGTCTCCGGGGAGCAGTCCTGTGCGCTCGCGGGCCGGCTGGGCGACCTGGTGATCGCCACGGAACCGAAGGCGGACCTGCTGGAGGCCTTCGACCGGCACGGCGGCGCGGGCAAGCCCCGGGTGGGGCAGGTCCCGGTGTGCCACGACGCCGACCCGGACGCCGCGATCGAGCGCGCCCACGCCCAGTTCCGCTGGTTCGGCGGTGGCTGGAAGGTCAACTCGGAGCTGCCGCACCCGGACTCCTTCGCGTCGGCGACCCGGTTCGTCACCCGGGACGACGTGGCCGACTCGATCCCGTGCGGCGACGACCCCGACGCCTTCGTCAAGGCCGTCCGCCCCTACGCCGAGGCGGGGTTCACCGAGATCGCCCTGGTACAGATCGGGGGCGAGGCGCAGTTGCCGTATCTCGACTGGGCGGAGAAGACGCTGCTGCCCGCGCTGCGGGAGGCCCTCGACTGACGCACCCGCACCCCGGTGCCCCGGGGACGGCGAGAGCCCCGTACGCGGGTGCCCTAGGCTGCCGGTCGGCACTTTTGCCGTCCGAACAGCCTGTACAGGAGAGTCATCCGTGAGCCTGGCGATCGTCCCGTCCGAGACGTCCCCCGTGCCCCTGTCCGACCTCGTCGCCCGTGACGCGCGAGAGTTCGGGGTCTACGCGCGGACCGGGGGGTGGGCCTTCGGCCTGATGGTGGCGCGCAGCGTACGCCCCGGCGGCCAGAGCGCGGACGAGACGCCGAAGGTGTCCGCGAAGGAGTTCGCCGAACTCGCCGGGTGCTCCCCCGAGCGCGTCATGCGCTACTACAAGGCCTGGGACCGGGCCGCCGACGACGGTCTCGTCCCGCACTTCGAGGCGCTCGCGCCGGGCCAGGAGGTGGAGCTGCCGGACGCCGACGTGTGGCTCGGCTACTACGTCTCCCGCAACGGCGCCACCTCCGAGCGGGGCACCGCCATCGCCGAGGCGGCCGAGGCCGAGGGCATCCGCCCGACGAAGGCCCTGGAGGTCGCCG
It encodes:
- a CDS encoding serine/threonine protein kinase — translated: MAMVKARVSTAELVAGRYRLVDVVQRETNRVGYYGEDMETERPCLLTQIGLPDDPCPDAAGRTTSRILRASERMGLLRPGHVAPVLDAVEESGSLWIVTDWIDGTPLGELILQQGMFNHVRAARIGLELLDVLEAAHVAGITHGELSPGQVFVGGDGSVVVTGFGLAGATLAPRVAAPSYASPEQARDERIGPASDLWALGAILYTMVEGRPPYRERDRPEATLKGVDRLPLRAPVRAGPLTQVVQGLLRKDSRERLSRPAVRDTFVRVLNEDPETATQEMGQTRLRRRYAVGPTWSRRAMVAGTALAVVTVAAAVLVVTNGRSNDSGPASAGSAPGASASAGAPTAQSPTPSPSPSQEGTGSKPPTASPSGTALPPGYRTYTSRDGFSVALPEGWKALRTKRTGDLAYRVFFSADGDARTLAITYSEALGSDPVAVWRDEVQPDLEERSGFRRIGDIEATTYQGYEAADMEWVSENDGTRLRTFGRGFLIGDHRGYSLRWTTPEDDWDDPANREALDVFLRTFRVAED
- a CDS encoding CAP domain-containing protein — translated: MSELVPGGNLPLPGGSVTVRVPGPFDVSALITDDGGKVKGDADFVFYNQPSAPGARLQGDTLTVDPPRLRAGATRVTVVVSPADPGTALGRLPAPVLQVTDPGGRQLARFAPPRPRQETVLLLAELYRRGGSWKVRALGQGYADGLAGLARDFGVDVVEDATPSPSRRTPAPPMPTARPAMHTLSGFTTAHSPSPDPDGFLGLVNSARTSAGSPPVALDARLASAARAHASAMAAAGRLDVEGRDGVSVYQRISAAGYAYLTVGEHLVSGPRTPAEFVAYCLRDDRPRRTLHDPAFTHAAVAYVNGGRSGDTYWTALWARPLTPGDLSRTAAEVVDLTNRERTRAGLRPLAVDPALTAAAQAYSADMAARAFYSHTSPEGTQPWDRAAAAGSRMRSIGENIACGQRSPAEVVEGWMNSPGHRANILKRDFTHIGIGFAGGGPAGTYWTQLFGA
- a CDS encoding AIM24 family protein; translation: MKGDLFSSEHMVQPATAPGMTIENAKCVKYAVNGEMHARQGAMVAYRGNLQFERKGQGMGGMLKRAVTGEGLPLMAVRGQGEAWFAHEAQNCFIVDVDPGDEFTVNGRNVLCFDASLSYRIATVKGAGITGGGLFNSVFTGQGRLGLICDGNPLVIPVSQQYPVYVDTDAVVGWTAGLQTSLHRSQSLGSMLRGGSGEAVQLMLQGQGYVVVRPSEATPQKPQQH
- a CDS encoding threonine/serine dehydratase, giving the protein MIGISDVEAAAGLIAGHVVHTPTVPSPGLSALLGAPVTAKLELLQRTGSFKARGATAKLLSLSDAQRAAGVVAVSGGNHGIALAMTAAVLDVKATVVMPRSAPAHAVRIAEDAGASVRLTEDMDGAFALVTRLRDEGLTLVHPFDDPLVIAGQGTVGLELADDAGDLTDVIVSVGGGGLVAGVAVALRARRPGVRIWGVETEGAEAMSRALAAGGPVPVPLSSIVSTLSAPAASQLTYDHVSALVDEVLVVPDREAVRGVLDLAEHAKVWTEPAAGCLLPAARRVLERVGGGARLGLVVCGGNATTSDVLRWAADFGLR
- a CDS encoding LLM class F420-dependent oxidoreductase — translated: MVKIGYTMMTEQAGPRELVDHLVRAEAAGFDFSVTSDHYFPWLRSQGHSPYAWSVLGAAAQATSRIPLMTYVTCPTVRYHPAVVAQKAATMQSLSGGRFRLGLGSGENLNEHVVGGGWPSVDVRHEMLEEAVEIIRALFGGGDVNHRGPHFDVESARLWDLPDEPPPIGIAVSGEQSCALAGRLGDLVIATEPKADLLEAFDRHGGAGKPRVGQVPVCHDADPDAAIERAHAQFRWFGGGWKVNSELPHPDSFASATRFVTRDDVADSIPCGDDPDAFVKAVRPYAEAGFTEIALVQIGGEAQLPYLDWAEKTLLPALREALD
- a CDS encoding serine hydrolase domain-containing protein; this encodes MPVRPLPSSTPAAQGVDANGVLAFLDAVDAAPAIEPHSLMILRHGHLVASGWWAPYAPERPQLLYSISKSFTATAAGMAAAEGLIRLDDPVISYFPEFEADITDPRSRAMLVRHVASMASGHESDTVSEARRRDREDLVRGFLLVPPDRDPGTVFAYNQPATFALSAIVQRVSGQSLTEYLRPRLLDPLGIGDIAWLTDRSGRELGFSGLHATTDAIARLGQLYLRGGVWEGERLLPEWWVAEATRPQIPNDGVMPGDDWQRGYGFKFWMSRHGYRGDGAFGQFCVVLPEHDAVIATTADTWDMQALLNLVWRHLLPALGPAPLTDGETADAELARRLAGLALPPATGEPAPPERAEAWSAAAFTPDGGVCGPVPKLTGIDLASDGDGWALTLTEGGHPLVVRFGDAGWTVTEEPVPTAVSGGWADADTLVVDVAFLETPHHLDVTCSLKDRTFTARWRTDPLHGLPLRAMRAPRASG
- a CDS encoding polyprenyl synthetase family protein; the encoded protein is MTALPSALRAPSPSHAVPDARQVLDRCRALVRPALREAVGRTHPWVGEMAAYSFGWCEVGGAPAAASGGKGVRQALAVLGAEATGAPGRVAVPGVVAVELVHAFSLLHDDIMDGDEARRRRPTVWKAYGTGPAVLAGDALFALAVETLAAAPAGPRAVRLLSVALQDLVRGQADDLLFATRPWRGPERVRTDEYRAMAEHKTGALLGCAAALGALLGGAPSATVAALDRAGRHLGIAFQVVDDLLGIWGDPAVTGKPVHGDLRERKKTFPVLAALDSPAAGPLAALLESAADPGEVAALIEEAGGRSAALVAARRHVAAVTAALADIPLREGPAEELRALLDFLLRRDL
- a CDS encoding tetratricopeptide repeat protein, which codes for MYGKAFAPEYQGALTTLSVNSSLSDVLAAGTEQLRAAERTGRHGEAARSGLAVAEAHRRLGHVGAADRAWKASYRAAREAGDTGAMAWALWSGGTLARQRGAFPLARRLLQLAAEFGERGGDIVVRGYSLAGLAETGRIQGDYEAVRRLHEQLLAEARRRGEARHTVWALEGIAQIHRNTGSYDTAYALFEEAAEIAARAEDRRGHAWALRGLADIVSVRDGDVERALALLSEAETTCRTMKLSSALAYNHKMRGNVLYRAGRYAQARELYEQALAEFRAMSEPRGEALSRLGLVKSRARLGRDRAETAAELAELAGVLERIGLRHAREMVARAQEEFGADKHAVAGAGEVAVR